One Primulina tabacum isolate GXHZ01 chromosome 10, ASM2559414v2, whole genome shotgun sequence DNA segment encodes these proteins:
- the LOC142505147 gene encoding putative metal-nicotianamine transporter YSL7, with protein sequence MDNNSTSINNRKPERSNNFNENDQNIDHSKEIVEKEDSVEKIFESKEVPPWQKQLTFRAFFVSFVLSILFTFIVMKLNLTTGIIPSLNVSAGLLGFFFLKVWTKFLEKSGFLRQPFTRQENTVIQTCVVASSGIAFSGGFGSYLFGMSETIAKTSTEANDSQNIKNPALTWMIGFLFVVSFLGLFSVVPLRKIMIIDFKLTYPSGTATAHLINSFHTPQGAKLAKKQVRALGKFFSFSFLWGFFQWFFTAGDGCGFVEFPTFGLKAYKNKFYFDFSATYVGVGMICPYLINVSLLVGAILSWGIMWPLIENRKGDWYAATLGPSSLHGIQGYRVFIAIAMILGDGLYNFIKVLSRTLLGLYQQIRDKNLGLALPVGSDSSPSNTPSVSYDDERRTRLFLKDKIPTWVAISGYMLLATISAAALPHIFHPLKWYYIIVMYIFAPTLAFCNAYGCGLTDWNLTSTYGKLGIFMIGAWAGASHGGVLAGLAACGVMMNIVSTASDLTQDFKTGYMTLASPRSMFVSQVIGTAIGCVVAPCVFWIFFKAFPDLGTLGSQYPAPYATVYRGIAILGVEGFSSLPKNCLTLCCVFFIAAIVINALRDIVGPKWARFIPIPMAMAIPFYLGPYFTIDMCLGSLILFIWENVDKAKADAFGPAVASGLICGDGIWTLPSSILALAGIKPPICMKFLSRKTNARVDTFLGKN encoded by the exons ATGGATAATAACTCCACGAGCATCAACAATCGGAAGCCCGAAAGAAGCAATAATTTTAACGAAAATGACCAAAATATCGATCACAGCAAAGAAATCGTGGAAAAAGAGGATTCAGTAGAGAAGATATTCGAGAGCAAAGAGGTTCCGCCATGGCAGAAGCAGCTCACCTTCAGGGCCTTCTTCGTGAGCTTTGTTCTGAGTATTCTCTTCACTTTCATAGTGATGAAGCTGAATCTGACGACGGGTATCATCCCTTCGCTGAATGTGTCGGCGGGGCTTTTGGGGTTCTTCTTCCTCAAAGTTTGGACCAAGTTTCTGGAGAAATCTGGGTTTCTCAGACAGCCTTTTACGAGGCAGGAGAATACTGTGATTCAGACCTGTGTTGTAGCTTCCTCCGGCATAGCCTTCAGCG GAGGTTTTGGCAGCTATCTTTTTGGTATGAGTGAAACTATTGCCAAAACATCTACTGAAGCTAATGACTCACAAAATATCAAGAATCCAGCCCTCACGTGGATGATTGGATTCCTTTTTGTGGTTAGCTTTTTGGGACTCTTTTCCGTGGTGCCTCTCCGTAAG ATAATGATCATAGACTTCAAACTGACATACCCAAGTGGGACGGCTACCGCTCACTTAATTAACAGCTTCCACACTCCTCAGGGAGCCAAGTTAGCAAA GAAACAAGTGAGAGCCTTGGGGAAATTCTTCTCTTTCAGTTTCTTGTGGGGCTTCTTTCAATGGTTTTTCACTGCAGGAGATGGCTGTGGATTCGTTGAATTTCCAACTTTCGGTCTTAAAGCCTacaaaaacaa GTTCTACTTTGATTTCTCAGCAACATATGTCGGTGTCGGTATGATATGCCCATATTTGATCAATGTATCTTTACTAGTTGGAGCCATTCTCTCGTGGGGTATAATGTGGCCACTCATAGAGAATAGGAAAGGTGATTGGTACGCGGCAACGTTGGGGCCTAGCAGTCTCCATGGCATTCAAGGTTACCGG GTCTTCATTGCCATAGCCATGATCCTAGGTGATGGCCTATACAACTTCATCAAGGTCCTAAGCCGTACTTTACTCGGGTTGTACCAACAAATCCGTGATAAAAATTTAGGCTTAGCACTCCCAGTCGGTTCCGATTCATCTCCTTCAAATACTCCTTCAGTATCCTATGATGATGAACGTAGGACCCGACTTTTCCTCAAGGACAAAATCCCTACATGGGTCGCCATTTCTGGGTACATGCTACTTGCCACAATCTCTGCGGCAGCTCTTCCACACATTTTCCATCCACTCAAATGGTACTATATAATTGTCATGTATATATTTGCACCAACACTAGCTTTTTGCAATGCCTACGGATGTGGGCTCACCGATTGGAACCTAACATCGACCTATGGAAAGTTGGGCATATTCATGATTGGGGCCTGGGCTGGAGCCTCACATGGGGGAGTTCTTGCCGGACTAGCTGCTTGTGGAGTCATGATGAATATAGTCTCCACTGCATCAGACCTCACACAAGATTTCAAGACCGGATACATGACTCTAGCATCTCCCAGGTCCATGTTCGTGAGCCAGGTGATCGGGACTGCTATAGGTTGTGTAGTCGCACCGTGCGTATTTTGGATATTCTTCAAGGCATTCCCCGATCTTGGCACGTTGGGCTCACAATATCCGGCACCGTATGCGACTGTCTACCGTGGCATCGCTATCTTGGGGGTCGAGGGGTTTTCATCTCTGCCAAAGAACTGTCTCACGCTCTGTTGTGTTTTCTTCATAGCAGCAATCGTCATCAACGCATTAAGAGACattgtagggccaaaatggGCTAGATTTATTCCTATCCCAATGGCTATGGCTATTCCTTTCTATCTCGGGCCATACTTCACCATTGATATGTGTCTGGGGAGCTTGATTCTTTTCATTTGGGAGAATGTGGATAAGGCTAAGGCCGATGCGTTTGGACCGGCAGTGGCTTCGGGACTGATATGTGGAGATGGGATTTGGACATTGCCCAGTTCCATCTTGGCTTTGGCTGGTATAAAGCCTCCGATTTGTATGAAGTTCCTGTCAAGAAAAACTAATGCACGCGTGGACACTTTCTTGGGTAAGAACTAG